In Campylobacter concisus, the following are encoded in one genomic region:
- a CDS encoding DUF411 domain-containing protein — protein sequence MKKLAFLALGFFATFVFAADMKVYKSPTCGCCTSWGEAMQKAGFSEEVIKVDDIAKVKKEFNVPLELSSCHTAIIDGYIIEGHVPADEVKRLLELKPKDVVGIAVPGMPMESQGMEQGSKAEQYDVILFKKDGSQEIFATYIGTKKLR from the coding sequence ATGAAAAAATTAGCATTTTTGGCTCTTGGCTTTTTTGCAACATTTGTATTTGCGGCTGATATGAAGGTCTATAAAAGCCCAACTTGTGGATGTTGTACTAGCTGGGGTGAGGCGATGCAGAAGGCTGGATTTAGCGAAGAGGTCATAAAAGTAGATGATATAGCAAAAGTTAAGAAAGAATTTAACGTGCCGCTAGAGCTTTCAAGCTGCCATACAGCAATCATCGATGGATATATCATAGAAGGTCATGTCCCAGCCGATGAGGTAAAGCGCCTACTAGAGCTTAAGCCAAAAGATGTAGTTGGTATCGCAGTACCTGGCATGCCGATGGAGAGCCAAGGTATGGAGCAAGGCAGTAAAGCTGAGCAATACGATGTTATTTTATTTAAAAAAGATGGCTCACAAGAAATTTTTGCCACTTACATCGGCACAAAAAAACTAAGATAA
- a CDS encoding sodium-dependent transporter, with protein sequence MSKKNFSSRWAFILACVGSAVGMANVWGFPYKLGTNGGAAFLLIYVFFIALFSYVGLSAEYAIGRRAKTGTLGSYKYAWQSRKLGVFGSIIGWLPLAGSLCIAIGYAVIIAYVLKALTQALTGSFMSVDTNVWFNSFALQDYSVLPYHFIIVVGTLLTLFFGAKSIEKTNQIMMPLFFVLFSILAINVAMLPNAFDGYKFLFIPDFSKLADPMVWVSAMGQAFFSLSITGSGMIVYGAYLSKDEDIVESAKTTAFFDTIAALVAALVMIPAVFAYAMDPAEGPKLLFVTLPKILQNMIGGQIFAIILFTAVIFGGITSLQNMFEVVAESLMHKFPLLSRFWTLTLLCAVCFGIGAFMEPISSWGPWMDFVSIYIIPIGAVIGAISWFWIIKKDEILDEINSGANKSYGNFWYFVGKFIYVPLTFLLCIIAVSKGISF encoded by the coding sequence ATGAGCAAAAAGAATTTTTCATCGCGCTGGGCATTTATATTGGCCTGTGTTGGATCAGCAGTTGGCATGGCAAATGTCTGGGGCTTTCCTTATAAACTTGGCACAAATGGCGGTGCAGCGTTTTTACTCATCTATGTTTTTTTCATAGCTCTTTTTTCATACGTTGGTCTAAGTGCGGAGTATGCGATTGGCAGACGTGCAAAAACTGGTACGCTTGGATCATATAAATATGCTTGGCAAAGTAGAAAATTAGGCGTATTTGGTAGTATTATTGGTTGGCTTCCACTTGCTGGTTCACTTTGTATAGCCATCGGCTACGCAGTCATCATCGCCTACGTGCTAAAAGCCCTTACTCAGGCACTTACTGGCTCATTTATGAGCGTTGATACGAACGTTTGGTTTAACTCATTTGCACTTCAAGATTACTCAGTCTTGCCTTATCATTTTATTATCGTTGTTGGCACGCTTCTTACACTATTTTTTGGGGCAAAAAGTATCGAAAAAACAAATCAAATAATGATGCCACTATTTTTCGTATTGTTTAGCATTCTGGCTATAAATGTCGCAATGCTACCAAATGCGTTTGATGGGTATAAATTCCTTTTTATCCCTGACTTTAGTAAGCTTGCGGACCCGATGGTATGGGTTTCTGCGATGGGTCAAGCCTTTTTCTCGCTCTCCATCACAGGATCTGGCATGATAGTTTATGGAGCTTACCTTTCAAAAGATGAAGATATCGTTGAAAGTGCTAAAACTACGGCTTTTTTTGATACTATCGCAGCTCTTGTGGCCGCTCTTGTTATGATCCCAGCAGTCTTTGCCTATGCTATGGATCCAGCCGAAGGTCCAAAACTACTTTTTGTAACGCTTCCTAAAATTTTACAAAATATGATCGGCGGACAAATTTTTGCCATTATTTTATTTACAGCTGTTATCTTTGGTGGCATCACCTCGCTTCAAAATATGTTTGAAGTAGTCGCCGAGTCACTAATGCATAAATTTCCGCTCCTTAGTAGATTTTGGACACTCACGCTACTTTGTGCAGTTTGCTTTGGCATAGGAGCATTTATGGAGCCTATTAGCAGTTGGGGGCCTTGGATGGACTTTGTGTCGATCTATATTATTCCAATCGGCGCGGTAATCGGAGCTATTTCTTGGTTCTGGATTATTAAAAAAGATGAAATTTTAGACGAGATAAATTCTGGAGCAAATAAATCTTATGGTAATTTCTGGTATTTTGTAGGCAAATTTATCTACGTTCCGCTAACATTTTTACTTTGTATCATAGCCGTAAGTAAGGGAATTTCTTTTTAA